From one Gracilimonas sp. genomic stretch:
- a CDS encoding AraC family transcriptional regulator translates to MGKDKRLGISMAIEILEKNYLEILTVSEWAEKMGYSRSHYCRIFKKEFGICPKDQLKSFRLSLIKKEIRKTPTAIGFRIAVNAGLANEKSLHKFLSANFDKNLTALKQELAMGYE, encoded by the coding sequence ATGGGGAAAGACAAAAGGCTCGGTATTTCTATGGCCATAGAAATACTCGAAAAGAATTATCTAGAAATTCTAACAGTAAGTGAGTGGGCAGAAAAAATGGGATATTCGAGGTCTCATTATTGCCGAATTTTTAAAAAAGAATTTGGAATATGTCCCAAAGATCAACTAAAAAGTTTTCGACTTAGCCTTATAAAAAAAGAAATTCGCAAGACTCCTACAGCAATCGGTTTTAGAATTGCTGTAAATGCAGGATTGGCTAACGAAAAGTCACTTCATAAATTTTTATCAGCTAATTTTGATAAAAATTTAACAGCCTTAAAACAAGAACTGGCAATGGGTTACGAGTAA